CTAGCGGTGGCCCTGCTGCGCAGTCCTCTGCCGAAAAAGGTTGTGTTGCCCGCCGGGGCGGTGGGGGTGATCGCCCTGGTGGGGTTGGCCCTGGCCAACCCACGCATTCGCCAGCTGGTGCTGGCCTTGCTCTCGGGTCGCACCCAGAGCGGCGAGCTGGCCTATCGTTTCATTACCAATGCCGTGGGCTGGGCCATGGGCAAAGCTCATCCCTGGAGCGGCATCGGTCTGGGCGGCGTGCCGGTGGCCTATCAGGCCTATCGCCCCGCCTGGGCTGGCCGGGAGGCGGAGCTGCAGTTTCAACTCCACGGCACTCCGGCCCAGCTGTGGGCAGAACTGGGCATCTGGGGCATTCTGATTCCTCTGCTGCTAAGCGGTTGGGGGCTCTACTGCACTTGGCGTTGGCTGAGGCATCCATCTCCTAATCAGCTGCTAGCCCCCCTGGTATGGAGTCTGTTGGCGGGGCTGCTGGCCTGTGGCCTCATCAGCCTAACCGATTATCAACTGGATATTCTCTGTATCAGCGGTGGCCTGGCTCTCTATGGAGCCGTCCTGGCAACTACCTTTCATTCGCCAGGTTCGGCATCATCTCCCCCCCAGAGGATAACCCGTGGCCTAGTGGGCTTAGGCTTGGGGCTGACTGTCGCCATGGGGGTTTGGCTGGTTCCCATCCATCGCGCCTGGCAGCTTTCCAGTCAGGGCTTTGCGGCCATCCGCCAAGACGACCTACCTACCTTTGTCCAAACCCTGGAGCGTGCCCACCAGTTGGCCCCCTGGGAGCCCTACTATCCCTATCAACTGGGCTGGAAATTGGGGGATCTCAGCTATCAAGCACCGCCAGAGGTAGCCGAGCGCCTCAGGCGTGATGCCATCACCTGGTTTCAGCGGGGTCTAAAAGCCTCACCTTATCAAGAATTTGGCCACTCTAACCTGGGCTGGCTGCAGGTGCAAGTTGAGCCCAAGGCGGCGGTCCAATCCTTTACCCGCTCAGCCCAGTTGGTGCCTGCTAAGCAGGGAGTGTTTTTTGGGTTGGGCTTTAGCCTATTGCGGGCGGGTCAACCGGAGCAGGCCACGGAGGCGATGGTGCTAGAGTTGTTGCGCCATCCCCTGGGGCTGACCAGCCCCGTGTGGCAAACCGGGCAATTTAGCCCGCTCTATGCGCCAATGCTGGCTTCTCTGGAGGCCCGTTACAGCGAATTTTTAGAGCAATTGGCTCCTGGGAATGGTCTAACTCGTTACCTGCACCAGCTCCGGGGCAGTCTGCGCTGGTGGCAAGGGGATCTGGCTGGGGCTGAGGCCGATTGGACCATAGGAGGAACGGTCATCAGCCGAGCGGTGTTAGATCTGGCTCAGGGACAGCCTGTGGACGCTGCAGCGTTACCCGATAGCCCTGGCAAGTTTGCCATCTTGGCTTGGCAAACCCCTTCAGAGCGGCGGGCCTTGCTGGAGAAAGCCTGGGTGACTCAGCCAGAGGATCTACCTCAGCTGGAGGAAGGGCTGCCACCGCCAGAGATGATCGATCAGCTGGTGCAGTCGATGCGAGCAGCTGAGAGTTTTGATCAGTGGTTGCACATCGCCCCCACTTGGGAACCCCGCAGTAAGCGATTGGGGTTCGGTGTGCTCAGCCGCCATATCGATGGGCTGTTGCCTGCCGACTATTTACCCCGCATCGAGAATGTGGCCATGGTGAAGTTTTTTGAGGAGCTATTGCCGTCTCCTACTTATAGGCCGGAGTGGGATCGGGCTCTGCAACCGCAACGGCAAGGGTTGATTCAGTCGTTGGCGATGTGATCGCTCAATAACCTATCTTGACTTCGTGCAACTTCATTACAAAATACTTCGCCAGCAAGAGCAAAACTGCGCCCTCGGGAATGGCAGCGTCTCAACCCTGTGATCGAGCTGGGATTGGGATGGTCCTGACACGGCTACAGCCGTCCGATGCAGTTGTCATTAAGCTCCATAGACTTTTCTTTGGGACGCAGCCATTTTTTGCCGGTCCTTCTCTATAGTCAGACGGGACCCATTGATTTTTCTTTGGGACGCAATCATTTTTGCCGGTCCTTCTCTATAGTTAGGCGGGACTCTGTGACGTTTCCATGGGCCGCATCGATTTTTCGGTGGGCCGCCAGCGTTTCTATGGGGGGCAGAGCGACATTTGGAATGCAAAATGCAAAAGTTGCCCGGAATGACGGAAGTCTTTTTCGCGGTGAGTCTGCTACCAACAGGAACCTACTACTGTCATTCCCGCGGCGGCGGGAATCCAGAGCGTAAACCTTGGCTTCGACTCAGACAGAGCCCTCTGCCTGGATTCCGGGTCGCGCTACGCTTGCCTGGAATGACGGGACACCACCTTGTCTGGCTGAAGTTGAAACGTTGCCCGGAGTGTGGGTCGCGTCATAGGCATAGCATGACACTTTATTGAAGGGAAAATGATCCCCGCTCCGGGCTCTACTTTAAATTTTGAATTGCTCAGCTACAGTCTGCGAGTCTCGATGCGAGCCCAACCTCTAGGACCTGTATACTGTCGTAACAGCCCCCCCCGGAATTATAAAGTGCAGGGAGGTGACCTTTCGGTGATGAGGTGCTAAATGTTACATCATAGTAGTAGTACGTCTGTCCGCGCTCCAATCCCCTCTTCCTCCAACCGACTCGCCTTTCGAATTGTTCCAAAAGATTTCTCCGAATCTGCCAATCATCCGGGCACTTGCCGTCGAAAGTAGCACCACACTCGATGTAGATTTGCTGCTGCACGCTAAAGCCAAATCTCCCATGACTGTACTTCACCCAGAGCCGATCGATCGTCTTGAGGTCAGCACAGGGAAAGTTCAGAAGATCCTCGTCAGAAATAGCGTACCAACTCCTCTTACCCATGGCGTCCAGCATCCGGTCTATCGTTTCCTGGTCCGCTCCTTTCCAGTCACATGCTTTCAGCAGCCGACGTAACCTAACATAGTCAATACCTTGCTCCGAACTCAGGTCATCCTCACCCCACAACACCGATTTCTCGATCTGGTTGGCTGCCAAATCGCTGAGGCTGAACTTTCGCCGACTGCGTTGGAGGGTATGCTTAGCCGCTGAGGTTAGGGGATAGGATTGCTCCACCAGGCGCTCAACCATGTTCCGGTAGGAGGCATATGGCGACAGACAACGTTGCTGTATACGCTGAGCTTCTGCAGCAGGAATGGAAAGATGCTCCTGCAAGACATCTAAAAAAATGCGTTCTGTCTCCGTGATGGTGCCGTTTCCCTCCGAGACAATCCGAACAACTTCTTGCTGATATTGCTCTGCAGCAGCTTGGGGCTGCGGGCCAGGGGTCTGATATTGACTGGGGGAGAGCTGCTGACTGGCATCAATCTCGTTGAGCACTGCCTTGAGGGTATCTAGTCTGCAACCAATTGGACTCTCAACCCAGGTCAATAGTGCCTCAATACGAGTTGCAGGTGCTGCGGATGGCGGTGGGACATTACCCTCTGGAGGATTGAGGGCGAAGATCAAGCTGCCTAACTGAGGGGTTGGCAAGGCCGTCAGCCGATTAAACAGCTCCAGTCGGTTTTGGTAGTCAGAAGAATCCGGCACAAGCTGACACGGTCAGAATGTAGGCAACTTGCCTCTTACTATAGGCTTTCTGCATCTGAGCTGTCAGTACTGAGGGATGTGCCGAATCCTTTATGGCTCACACTCTACAAATCTAGATGCGAGAGAAGAAACTACTAAAATCCAGCCAAAACCAAACACCCCATAATTAACGTAGGAACTCTTCCGGGAATCCCCCGTGATTGAGTCTGCAGACATTACAGTGCTTTAGTGTTCGACAATGTCCGCCCTACATGCCTACTTCACACTCGCCCCAAGGTGATGACCCATGCGCATCTTTACTAAAGCGGCTCGACGACCCAGCGTCTCTCTGTTGAGAGGCACAGATCGAGCGCGGCTCAGCAACGGTTTGGATCAGAGGCGCTCTCTAGTTCACCTGCAGCGCTCGCCCTTTACAATCAGTTCCCCCAGAGATTCATACGAACAAGAAGCAGACCGCATTGCTGAACAAGGGATGCATATGCCTGAACCACAACTTCAGCAACGTTGTGCCTGTGGTGGAGGGTGTCCCCGATGTGAACAGGCGCAAGGCGGCGACAAATCATTGCTAACGAAGCGTGTTTACCCCCCTAGCCTTGGCGGAGCCAGCGCTCCACCGAGTGTTCAGACGGTGATTGCTTCGTCCGGGCAGCCCCTAGATACACGCATCCGCCGGTCGATGGAGTTACGCCTCGATCACGACTTTAGCCAGATTCGCATCCATACGGATGGAAGGGCGGCTCAATCTGCTGAAGAAATAGGTGCGATCGCATATACGAGTGGAACCAACATTGCGTTTGCCAGGGGAAAGTATCAGCCTGGTACGGTCAGTGGCCAGCGGCTGATTGCCCACGAGCTTGTACATGTCGTTCAACAATCTGGGCCTGACAACCTGTCTAGAAAAGCTTTTATTCAACGAGCCTGCCTACCAGATCCAGAGTGTGAGCCCCCTGACACGGGAGAAGCAAGAGTCGGTTCTGCTAAGCGGTTTGGCGAAGAAGTGACTGAGAAGGCGGCTCCCAAACGGGCCGAACGGAAGAAGCTGCCGCCTGAGACAGCACGCTCGGGTCTACACGGTCGGCCCGCTGAGGCAGTTGAGCATCTATTTCAGGAACACATTTCCGATCTGCGGCCAGTAATCCACGGTGTCTTCGTAGACGAGGACTTGCCAGACGATGTCGGTGCTTCCCGTGCTGATTGTCTCCAATGGGCGCAAGTGTCATTGCCACCGGGCACCAAAGTACCCGAATTCGAGGGGGCGGTTCATAGTTGCATTTTCGTACCCGCCGCCCTTGAGAGACAGGCAGCAATCTACAACTCAGGGGGGGTACCTGATCCTCGGTTCACGCGACAAGAGTGGTTACGTTGGGCAGTCCTGCGAGTGCTGACTCATGAAACGACCCATGCACGCTTTCTTGGCGCCAACATTCGTTATCCATCTTCTGATGAAAACTGTACAGAAGAGCGACTGGCTAAGGAAATCAGTGAGCTAGCCGCCGTCATCAGCGAATTTCCCTTTGTGAATCGGCTGAAGCAGGATCTTCAAGATGCCTGGTTCAATCACCACCTCAAAGATCCAACCGAGGTTACGGGTGAGAGCATTTCCGGAGCAATCCGAGATATTCGCTGCAGTTGCGAATGTCCTGACGCTGATGCCATGATTCGAGCCGC
This portion of the Halomicronema hongdechloris C2206 genome encodes:
- a CDS encoding O-antigen ligase family protein, with the translated sequence MKSTSTSQDGTLLGLLTVALYAVFTLLPGSSTMMVSWPWVFLWQAALALPILWLLWQLWHKPLRAFRLGGGLDWIVALGVIGLIVSTLGAEFPQQARWYGWAALGGVAAVYALRGWLTTPRRCLRLLQGQGGLAIAFILVSLGLWLSQIYWPELARLETLQQYGVEQSFNFNLTSLRNWQPIGHQNYVAGYLVLMLPLLAGLAWVGRGWQRWLWLGGGLLGLVDLYTTSSRGGWLALIATAVVALAVALLRSPLPKKVVLPAGAVGVIALVGLALANPRIRQLVLALLSGRTQSGELAYRFITNAVGWAMGKAHPWSGIGLGGVPVAYQAYRPAWAGREAELQFQLHGTPAQLWAELGIWGILIPLLLSGWGLYCTWRWLRHPSPNQLLAPLVWSLLAGLLACGLISLTDYQLDILCISGGLALYGAVLATTFHSPGSASSPPQRITRGLVGLGLGLTVAMGVWLVPIHRAWQLSSQGFAAIRQDDLPTFVQTLERAHQLAPWEPYYPYQLGWKLGDLSYQAPPEVAERLRRDAITWFQRGLKASPYQEFGHSNLGWLQVQVEPKAAVQSFTRSAQLVPAKQGVFFGLGFSLLRAGQPEQATEAMVLELLRHPLGLTSPVWQTGQFSPLYAPMLASLEARYSEFLEQLAPGNGLTRYLHQLRGSLRWWQGDLAGAEADWTIGGTVISRAVLDLAQGQPVDAAALPDSPGKFAILAWQTPSERRALLEKAWVTQPEDLPQLEEGLPPPEMIDQLVQSMRAAESFDQWLHIAPTWEPRSKRLGFGVLSRHIDGLLPADYLPRIENVAMVKFFEELLPSPTYRPEWDRALQPQRQGLIQSLAM
- a CDS encoding GUN4 domain-containing protein codes for the protein MPDSSDYQNRLELFNRLTALPTPQLGSLIFALNPPEGNVPPPSAAPATRIEALLTWVESPIGCRLDTLKAVLNEIDASQQLSPSQYQTPGPQPQAAAEQYQQEVVRIVSEGNGTITETERIFLDVLQEHLSIPAAEAQRIQQRCLSPYASYRNMVERLVEQSYPLTSAAKHTLQRSRRKFSLSDLAANQIEKSVLWGEDDLSSEQGIDYVRLRRLLKACDWKGADQETIDRMLDAMGKRSWYAISDEDLLNFPCADLKTIDRLWVKYSHGRFGFSVQQQIYIECGATFDGKCPDDWQIRRNLLEQFERRVGWRKRGLERGQTYYYYDVTFSTSSPKGHLPALYNSGGGCYDSIQVLEVGLASRLADCS
- a CDS encoding eCIS core domain-containing protein is translated as MIASSGQPLDTRIRRSMELRLDHDFSQIRIHTDGRAAQSAEEIGAIAYTSGTNIAFARGKYQPGTVSGQRLIAHELVHVVQQSGPDNLSRKAFIQRACLPDPECEPPDTGEARVGSAKRFGEEVTEKAAPKRAERKKLPPETARSGLHGRPAEAVEHLFQEHISDLRPVIHGVFVDEDLPDDVGASRADCLQWAQVSLPPGTKVPEFEGAVHSCIFVPAALERQAAIYNSGGVPDPRFTRQEWLRWAVLRVLTHETTHARFLGANIRYPSSDENCTEERLAKEISELAAVISEFPFVNRLKQDLQDAWFNHHLKDPTEVTGESISGAIRDIRCSCECPDADAMIRAAFEFASSSWTERQKQTFHAHMKRGKGKEFDIYWPYDASRTGRVGRHELSLAAGVGFSGSDKLKVAMLTYRYVMWNWVEGRLRVTGGVQLNLASLFESDPHGEFGAAIGGLQFVSTPVSRDKRFGGFTGRLETGFGLGEFTLEPVAPQSRETTVSSRDWVLQVSGGVQFFIPRFTHLRPVSIEAAYRLAQPLDSDARQINTFSISAILPL